A single Venturia canescens isolate UGA chromosome 1, ASM1945775v1, whole genome shotgun sequence DNA region contains:
- the LOC122419478 gene encoding atrophin-1-like, which produces MTATRECYPIRYPSLSTEYERSAGIVVVVDSGAIGPQLRLEEENSTSAQATPFPSASVSSCWNKTGSEDTREATSYHETFLSSTSSDIASHGQLGNAEEIVSRQISNSEWQQQQQQQQQQQQQQQQQQQQQQQQQQQNVNGIVAGRICHNDNEKVSIRRRRKRTNSNNNCNVRSELQQEQNVAGTTMNGSGNHQQHRGGMGIQGRYRSVGTVPGPPITGQHVRSSPSSHNRGGWHQQQHQSHSHPGVQINQQQYKEYPYRQQGPSPRFHNGDCPGVGTSSGPSGKEVSYHGAVGGPSVGYKPTPQHSPQSRGPPSHFSQEQAGPPANTPPLHINIYGQENTMRGPLLNLSPGLGPSGVDMEYRRNSQATNQLPLSPVQIQPSPPYYRQTSQDDGRKSESPSRKRRRISRNGAVPGMEVQEPTPAAPTPPLHTTPAPWELPPTPQRRSPRNHMSTRGSPPIRNRYPRYTDSFALSYPFITGMHNSHPMIHNSHHSLHNSHHNIHNSHHGLHNPHHNIHNPHHNMHNAHQTHPHHPVGTGHHPTQGANGPVVVEVGQVGVSGLGVTVSGEPLWHPQATGYRIPCQLHGIYTPTGAHAFAHSCQVAHHHHHSHYSAAHPGHSLVGAAPRGYPAPAGGPVAALHAHPPPPPVHTPHYAAHHQLSQQREVELELMESHHHHRVGSGGPPIPMPHSYSPPAIAQVTTPPPNFIPDTRNTQLDMLTRSRRMISNIRRRTNRWRATPPIPPTPYPGLLLHFLAMFSNPPLSPYSQAELSSPESAETENYEALLSLAERLGEAKPRGLTRAEVEQLPSYKFNAETHQGDQTNCVVCMCDFEALQSLRVLPCSHEFHAKCIDKWLKSNRTCPICRGDAGEYFGNGSAGSD; this is translated from the exons GTATCCATCCTTGTCAACGGAATACGAGAGATCAGCGGGAATCGTCGTGGTTGTGGATTCAGGGGCTATCGGTCCGCAGTTGCGTCTCGAGGAGGAGAATTCGACCAGTGCGCAAGCGACGCCGTTCCCATCGGCGTCAGTCTCGTCGTGTTGGAACAAGACGGGGAGCGAGGATACGCGCGAGGCGACGAGTTACCACGAGACTTTTTTATCCTCCACTTCTTCCGATATTGCGTCGCACGGTCAGCTTGGAAATGCCGAAGAAATCGTTTCCCGTCAGATAAGCAACAGCGAgtggcagcagcagcagcagcagcagcaacagcagcaacagcaacaacaacaacagcagcagcaacaacaacaacaacaacaacaaaacgtCAACGGAATCGTTGCTGGTAGAATTTGCCACAACGATAACGAAAAGGTCTCGATTCGACGCAGACGAAAACGCACCAATAGCAACAACAATTGCAACGTTAGATCGGAGCTCCAGCAGGAACAAAACGTCGCTGGTACGACGATGAACGGAAGTGGAAATCACCAACAACATCGGGGCGGCATGGGGATTCAAGGACGTTACAGATCCGTCGGTACCGTTCCCGGTCCCCCTATCACCGGACAACACGTCAGATCTTCGCCCTCTTCTCATAACCGCGGTGGATGGCATCAACAACAACACCAAAGTCACTCCCATCCGGGCGTACAAATAAACCAGCAACAGTACAAGGAATATCCGTATCGACAGCAAGGCCCATCGCCAAGATTTCACAATGG GGATTGTCCTGGCGTTGGCACGTCCTCGGGCCCATCTGGCAAAGAAGTATCTTATCACGGTGCCGTTGGTGGACCAAGTGTCGGATACAAACCAACACCTCAACACAGTCCCCAGTCGAGAGGTCCACCGTCACATTTTTCGCAGGAACAGGCTGGACCACCTGCCAATACGCCTCCACTCCACATCAATATTTATGGCCAA gaaaataCAATGAGAGGACCTTTGCTCAATCTTAGTCCTGGACTGGGACCAAGCGGTGTCGACATGGAGTACCGCAGAAATTCTCaag CAACGAACCAGTTACCCCTGAGTCCAGTACAAATTCAACCGTCACCACCTTACTACAGGCAGACTAGTCAGGATGATGGAAGAAAG AGCGAATCGCCATCCAGAAAACGTCGTAGAATATCACGGAACGGTGCTGTGCCAGGAATGGAAGTACAAGAACCAACTCCTGCAGCGCCGACTCCACCGTTGCACACGACCCCCGCGCCGTGGGAATTGCCACCGACACCGCAACGTCGATCGCCAAGAAATCACATGTCCACGAGAGGATCGCCCCCGATAAGAAATCGTTATCCACGTTACACGGACTCTTTCGCACTCTCGTATCCCTTCATAACGGGAATGCACAATTCTCACCCGATGATACATAATTCACATCACAGCCTTCACAATTCCCATCACAATATCCACAACTCCCATCACGGTCTTCACAATCCTCATCACAACATTCACAACCCCCATCATAACATGCACAACGCGCATCAGACGCATCCGCATCATCCGGTCGGTACGGGTCACCATCCGACGCAAGGAGCCAACGGACCGGTCGTCGTCGAGGTTGGACAGGTCGGTGTTTCCGGTCTGGGCGTCACCGTTAGTGGTGAACCACTTTGGCATCCGCAGGCCACTGGTTACCGAATCCCGTGTCAACTTCACGGAATTTACACTCCTACAGGCGCACATGCTTTTGCTCATTCGTGTCAG GTtgctcatcatcatcatcacagTCACTATTCGGCGGCTCACCCGGGCCATAGTCTGGTCGGAGCTGCGCCACGAGGATATCCAGCCCCGGCAGGTGGACCTGTTGCGGCACTACACGCACATCCGCCACCTCCTCCCGTCCACACACCTCACTATGCTGCTCATCATCAGCTATCGCAGCAG AGAGAAGTCGAACTGGAATTGATGGAATCACATCACCATCACCGTGTCGGCAGCGGAGGTCCACCGATACCAATGCCACATTCTTATTCCCCGCCTGCTATCGCTCAAGTAACGACACCACCACCGAATTTCATTCCTGACACGCGAAATACTCAGTTGGACATGTTAACGAGGAGCAGAAGAATGATCTCGAATATACGCCGAAGAACGAACAGATGGCGCGCCACGCCACCGATTCCACCGACACCTTATCCAGGACTTTTGTTGCATTTCCT AGCGATGTTCAGCAATCCGCCATTGTCTCCATACAGTCAAGCCGAATTATCGTCCCCCGAGTCAGCGGAAACCGAAAATTACGAGGCTCTCTTGTCCCTCGCTGAAAGACTCGGTGAAGCTAAACCACGTGGTTTAACGAGAGCCGAGGTTGAACAACTACCGTCGTACAAATTCAATGCTGAAACACATCAAGGCGATCAAACCAACTGCGTCGTGTGCATGTGCGATTTCGAAGCTCTTCAATCTTTGCGTGTTTTGCCTTGTTCCCACGAGTTCCACGCCAAATGCATTGACAAATGGCTCAAG TCCAACCGAACGTGCCCGATCTGTCGCGGCGATGCCGGCGAATATTTTGGCAATGGAAGCGCCGGCAGTGACTGA